A single Pristis pectinata isolate sPriPec2 chromosome 6, sPriPec2.1.pri, whole genome shotgun sequence DNA region contains:
- the si:ch211-262h13.5 gene encoding alpha-2-HS-glycoprotein, which yields MKLLLAFAVCLELFTPWVVSNYVAVPCSDKEALAVAEKAIEHINRDRKHGFKYAVDRLENAQKETNGNTTYYLDIDVRETKCHVLIRKPLKDCKIRPFLETKGDGDCKVLIETTPEGTSHVNGYKCDVSPDSAEDVLERCPDCPVLIPVTSEQATHAAQVSLNKFNEVSNHTHHFDLQEIVRASVTGIVSMVTVEFLMKETTCLKNSDICTLQILPNPDLGFCRATVTPSSDSTEGIILECEIYNPQVARAEGDGAAPPAAEGDGAAPPEAEGTGHPDAKDQTVIHQEVVHDEATVAPDVEESMTVAPKRKRSAGKESSESSEEHVSGSGMKVVFPDLPADLTTCPGIHKYHEHQ from the exons ATGAAGTTGCTTCTTGCATTTGCAGTTTGTTTGGAGCTGTTCACACCTTGGGTTGTGTCAAATTATGTAGCAGTGCCATGCAGTGATAAAGAAGCTCTTGCAGTGGCAGAAAAGGCCATTGAACACATCAATAGGGACCGAAAACACGGATTCAAGTACGCTGTGGACAGATTAGAGAATGCTCAGAAGGAG ACAAATGGAAATACAACCTACTATTTAGACATCGATGTTCGAGAAACTAAGTGCCATGTGCTGATCCGTAAACCATTGAAGGACTGTAAAATTCGACCATTCCTGGAAACT AAAGGAGATGGAGATTGTAAGGTACTCATAGAAACCACACCCGAAGGTACCAGTCATGTGAATGGCTACAAGTGTGATGTGTCTCCAG ATTCAGCTGAAGATGTTTTGGAAAGATGTCCTGACTGTCCAGTTCTAATACCAGTAACCAGTGAGCAAGCGACACATGCTGCACAGGTCTCACTTAACAAGTTCAATGAAGTGAGCAACCACACACATCATTTTGATCTTCAAGAAATAGTACGAGCTTCTGTAACC GGAATCGTATCTATGGTAACAGTAGAATTTCTCATGAAAGAGACAACATGTCTCAAAAACAGCGATATATGTACTCTCCAGATTCTTCCAAATCCT GACCTTGGATTCTGCAGAGCCACTGTCACTCCTAGCAGTGACAGTACAGAGGGAATTATTCTGGAATGTGAAATCTACAACCCTCAG GTGGCgagagcagaaggtgatggtgctGCTCCCCCAgcagcagaaggtgatggtgctGCTCCCCCAGAAGCAGAGGGTACTGGTCATCCAGATGCAAAAGACCAGACTGTTATTCATCAAGAAGTTGTTCATGATGAAGCCACCGTAGCACCAGACGTCGAAGAATCTATGACTGTTGCTCCTAAACGCAAACGATCAGCAGGCAAAGAGTCATCAGAATCCTCTGAAGAACACGTCTCTGGTTCTGGGATGAAAGTAGTATTCCCTGACCTCCCTGCAGATCTGACAACCTGCCCAGGAATTCACAAGTATCATGAGCATCAGTAA